ctTACCTAAATTGTTTTCGGCAATCGTCAGCAAATGACATACAAAGTTCcctctttcttttatttcaataaaaatatgctgTATTCTactaagataataaaataataaatgttgttCGGTGTTTTTTAATCTTACCTTGCACATAGATAATAAacaattaagagaaataaatatgtttgaaacaaACTCATTAAGAAGACTgctttgtgaattattttatattagtaggttttgttaaaaattgaaagaaaaatttcggGACATATTCAGTTAGGTTAGCAAAAATGTGCAAgctaaaaataactgttttcaatagtcaaatttaatttgattaagtcTTTCAAAGAAGGTTTTGGTTGTGCTTTTTGGTTTACATTagggtttttaatttaaattaattcactattaatttgaattttggttCCACTAAATGTATTGCTTTAGGTCTTCTTATTgacatgatattaaaaaaaattccattaggAAACTTTTTACATATCAAAGAATTTGGTAAGTTCCCTCAGTGGTCAGATATTACTTCGACCATTGAGAGAACCAGTTTGACCTTTTTTGATATGTTATTAgcttagagaaataattttttatggattgaaatcaataaaaagcatttttattatgaagtaaggttaattgaaagaagaaaaaaaattagtaaaaatcaaTTCACATTTTCAGATTTAGCAGTGTCTAAAGACAGTTTCATGATCATAGTCAAAAGTTTCTGAGTTAAATTTTTGActccattaaaaatttactgcGTTTTCATAAAATGCATGAAGACTCAAAATGAATTTGTGGGAAATGTTGGGTGTCAACTGAAGTATATTGATGTCATTATGCAATAACTGAAAATTGTGgtgaagaatttcttttatgtcCTAATACTTGGAATCTAatcaaatcattatttctttgtattagataagatttaaagctaatttatgttgtgttataaaataatcatgagtttgaaaaactcatattttttttaaaattacatttctccatttcattttttccttcTGTAGCtgtatttactttaaaacttatctccattttattttatagagttCCAGCTTTCATGTAGGAGTCATGTCTTACCTCTCCCAGCCTAGAGGCTTGAAGCGAAAGCATCCTGAAGATTCAGAAGATGAGGACCCACCGCGGCCAATTCGATCCCCTTCTGAATAcattcaagaaagaaagaaattactgGACTTcacttatgaaaaattaaaaaagactaCTGCAGAAAAGAATCCCAGTTTGTTACGTCAAGTTTTAATGACAAATGTTGTCCGTACTCTTCAAAAGGATATGGAACGTGATGGTATCCTGGTAAATGGTTTGACTCGGGAGTCAACTGCTCCTGTATGGTCATCTATGAATAATCAGGTATCTAATTTAGACTTAGATCCTCCTAATCCAAACCTTGATATCTTTTCTCTTGGTTATCCCAATAATATTAATGGTGTTGATCGACCTTCAACACCTGCTGTGATACCCATGACTCATAGTGACTATGGAACAAATTCTGGAGCAAGTTATTCTTCGGAACCATATAGGTGCTTAATGGACATCGATGATTCTCCCAGAGCGACCCCTTTTCTACGAACTTCTTATGAGCGAGTTGAATCTGGGGCCTTATGGACTGATGATAATGATAGATTATCTAGTCTGAACTGGAGCTCAGTACTTAAGAGTACTACTTTTGATGCAACTAATGGTAGTAATGACTGTTCTTTATCTGATGATGCTGTTTCAAGTACATCGCTTCACTTACTTATGCCGGCTGTGACAGGAatagaaacttatttaaattgtttaagtaGTTACTCAACCAGTTCATCCTCAAGCCCAAATGTGAATTCTCTGTCAGGGAATACAAGTCCAGTATCAGGATCTTCACCTTCTAGTAGTGAGGACGAAATTTTTGGGGACGTAGACTTAGCATTGTATGATTATGACTACACCCCACTTTCTCCGCCCAATGTTGCTATGGCCCCACTCACTGCTGAGGAGTTGATGTGGTCTCTTTCCAATGACCAAAAGCCTGCTAATACTGACGATAGAGACTATTTAGCTTCTATTCGTACATGACAACATCAAAGTCTTGAGCattaaagttttttgaaattttaattaatatttaaatgtttgtacaaatgtaaattttacaaGTTTGCTATCATGGACATTTTGTCATGCGCCACATCTCTGCAGACTATCATAAAAACTTAGcacaattattattgttttttacttttatatttttccatgCCATAGGCTAGCTTTGTTTCTACTTTCATACATatgtacttaaatattaattagttgttatttcattttgtttaaaagaagtACTAGAAGTTAACTACTTAAAATAAGGTACTTCATCCAGCAAGATAGTTTTCACAATGTTAGTCTTGAAACAGTGCTTTTAAAGGATTTCTGcatctaaagaatttttattttttagaaatattatgagattatttaaaatatattaaacaatactagttaacaataattaaatatttctttatgtgcTATacttgattaatataaataattttatcagttgTTGATTTTTTGCAATGTGGAAAAGTATGCATCAGtctgttttatatataaagtaatgtattatatgatttaaaatacacaaagataatctttattttcatcttcAGTTTTGTAGTAAGTTActgttttaattttctaatatttaataaaatttccttttaattgaattttgatattgCAGGGAAGAAGCATATTCTTAAATTCAAGATCCTtatgttttaaacttaaattgtCTTGTTTTGCTAAATGACtgattagcatttattttaaactgtagatgcagaaatatttctttttactattctAGTGCAGTTTGAAAAAAGTTTCTTGGTTTTATATCAAATCATATgcctgtaaaattaaatttgtaaccaAGGAGATTGTTACTAAACATTtagatcaatatatatatatatatatatatatatatatatatatatatatatatatatatatatatatatatatatatatatatatatatatatatatatatatatatatatatatatataaacaaaataggatatattctaatgaatatgatttttagGGACCAATACCATGAAGTTCATGATGCTGTAAAAGAGCACTTGTGCTGtgtatttatttcagtttgattTGTTTGGCtgatgaaaagataattttttttagaaattagaatcaGAGAATGAAATACTGTTGAAATCAAATTCATCTACCAGTTTCAGtaatttctagttttaatccTTTATATCAAATTGTTAACTAAATACAAGGTCTTTTCATTTTTGCctatatttgtattgttttcattttacatAAGACCTTTTGAGATATATGCTTTCATAGGGAAAAGAAATATGGTCAGTGATTTACTCTATTTTATTGGTAATGCATATTTAATGATGAATATGCTGGATGATTATTCaaggaaatacataaaaatattgcagTGTTCTGAAACAAAAAGTTCCAATCATAGTCACATTAAGCAATACATGATTGCTTCACATTAAACAATATGATTGATTGCTTTGTTACCAAGCAGTCATTCATTTATCCAAATAATCTGCTCAAATTCATGTTTCTCAAATATCTTTTTACTATAGGATTTTGtggggaaaaatactttttaaatcaaatatctaaaGGTTTTTCCTCTATAAtttcagttttgtaattttatatggTAGGAGATTAAAGTATATGATCAAAATCacaacataataaatttatttcattcctaggttgatctttaaatattattgaacatattaaaattgatcacaatatatgaatttttttaaattcattattggataatttttaattgaacattttttagcTTAATTTGCACAAATTTTTGCTATGTTTTAActctgaatatattttagttGATCAGGTATTTGAGCGAAAAAAAGTAAGCAGTATTAATTTCTCcccttttacaaatatatttggaaattgtAATTGTTAGTAAATAAATTGTGGGATTTTACATGTATGAATTTGTTTTATCTTATGATGTTGGTCAGCAAAGTTTGGGAGGATATTATCacttttgaacttaaaaaaaaaataataataaaagaacatgGAACATATCGTTTAATATGCACACTAGTAACTATGATACTTTGAGTAGCTATTTTTTCCCTGTGTATTTTAACTTGCATATTattaaacatcttttattttcttaatatatgcaGCACACTTGGATTGTGATATGTTCAAATAATAGAATTAAGTTATAGcttggagaaaaataaaatttatattaatgtgcAGTATGTTATTGGTACTATAGATTTGATTGCAGCTCTGCTTTCTTTTGAAGTTAAAGACAAATATTAGACTAGATGATAACCTCCATTATGTGATACAACTATGTGATGTGAAATGAATTCGTAAATGAcagatatttatttgattaaccCTAGACCTGgccattaaattaacattttgcaAGCCAGATGCTGTGGTTGCAGTTCAAAAGAAAGGGAGGGGGGTGAAAAAATGGAAGATTGTAATCTCAGGTGTGTGATAGATAAATGAATAATCGTAGATGTGTGTCCAGTTGTATTGAATGTGTCCATGCACattttcatattatgaaaaacTGTACCAACTTGCAAAATGTCTACAAagcaatataaaatgtttaacagACGTTCTTGTctctcatttaatttttgctttggaTTTAGGGTAAACAAGACTAAtattgtactgttttttttttttttgttttttttttttttttttaaattatttattagctccctaaatttggttattttaattttatctttttcactCACTTTTGAAAGTTAATAGTATATTACaacaaaacaatgaattttttttaatgtgtggaaatttttgatttaaaaatatttttaaaggctttatttaagttaaattaagatgagttttgatatttttattatttttcctataaaTATATAGAACACATAATTCGTTGTCTTGTTCACCttacaattctaaaaaaacaaattttcttataaaaagttttgattatatataaaaattattttgcatattcatgttttttgtaactattattttatttgaactaaatttaatattcctCAAGATTATTTACAGCTTCTAGTCGCTCCGTTACaagatgaattattattaattcattaaccaAAGGTCAAAGAACTCTTTAAAAGGACCATCTTCTgtacatgaattaattttattgctttcatatatattaaatggcCACGGTCAAAAGACATGTACCAATTCTAACCAAAGAAGTTGCATATACTTATAGAATGTTTTGTTACAATTAGTCAGGTGACTTTATTCACTAGTGATTGCCATTAACTTTGGGTAAGCATAACAATTTACAGAAGACAGCCAATCTTAAAAGAAGAGTACTATATTAATTGAACTGAAAATGAGAGAACTTATCGTGTTGCAATATAAGGAGCCAAAGAGAAATTAATAGGCATAAAGGATGACTATTGTATAATGTACATACTGTTACCATGATTCAtggtttgtatatttattttgtacagaCAAACAgcttatatatacatttaatcgAGATGTTATTGCTACTTGTTGACAAAGCAGCAGATTTTAATAAAACCTCTCCTACTTTAGAATGATAGAGttagaaagttatttatttgtacaaatttgaaatgtttaagcGTGCATCAATTTGGGAATTTTAAGGACTGTTTCCCTCTTTTTTAgtgattaaaatgtaataaatacgtCATTACAGAATCAAGATTTTATACAAGATACGTAAATAGACAGCAGAGATAAAATTAAAGCAGATAAATGAGTTATGTAGAGGATTTTCAAATGAAACCTTaagttaattttgaattgttttccaTTAGCTTCTGTTTCattatattcagattttcattatgaaattaatgCTGTGTTTTATCCAAAGGCAGCACAATActataaagaacaaaatataaatttcaaatgagatcaaacataaagaatatttatttgaattttgaaactatgTTCTGTAATactgaatgatttttatattaagcaTTAATAAAGGTATTAATTATACTAGATATGATTTTTAGTGACTTAAAAAGAGTATTGCCATGGTGGAAACTTTGTTCCTTAAAGTTcccttttttctttataatgtatAAACGATTAATGAAATTAAGGTATTTTCTTACTGTTCTGCTATTTGCAGTAATTACGAGGACTGTGGACCGTCAATGTTCAACAAGCTTAGCAGTGCctcataaatgtaaaaattcgtAAACTGAgcacatttcttttatatttttggattaacattttattctgcttcttgatcataatttgaataaattacatttcagtaGAAGgggttatatttatttaaaaatatctacaggatttgaaatgaaaaaaaaacaacaacatatagaaagatatttataaatgtttttttattgtgtgTTCGGGCAccatttgatgtaaaatttatttctctgtaGAACTTTGATCTGAATAGagattttttgtaaaacttttcagTTTGGTAATGTGTTGAGTTATTAATATTATGGTCAATTTAGATTCCAAAGTGCACAATTTATTGACTTTGTTCTGCCAAAACTACCCCATAAGAATATTtatctgtatataaaattattgatatgtatatatagtttaaatatttgctcttaaagtttaatatatttttcccaaAGTGATGtactgaaatgtaatttattatagaaGTTTTGTGATGCTTAATGATTATccttttatgttttgtttatgtacaaagaatattttatgttttaagctCTTGTTTGTTTGCCATATGAAGTTAATTGCCATTAATAGATAGTTTGTTAAAGGAAAAaagcttttgcaaaaaaatgtatgctaaatgcttgttatatttattaaataataaaaaaaattaagggcaTAGTATTGTCTTCCAAATTATCTATTGTGTTTGGAGATCTGTTGATTTCTCTTATGTATCTTTATGCATTAAAAAGTGATTATAATGTAACATTAATCTTAATGACTTAAAAGTAGaacagtcatatttttaaaaatttattttaataaaacttccaattttgaaattagttttccagttttttaaacagttttttttattgtcaacATGGATTTAGCATGCATTTTATTcctaataaaatgttataatggttatttatgaattcattattCATATGTATTTCTGAACAAAAGAACTTGAGACAGTTAAGAATAAAATCCGAGATCAAGTTTTTGAAAATCAAAGTGAAAAGTTGCTAATTTAgtgtatttcatattaaatgattaaagttATGTTTAAGTTTATAATGAAAATGCTTGTTTATGTTGGAAGTGCAACTAATTTATTATGATGAATATCGGACAATGATTCTTAATAAGCTATttgttactttgaaatattttttttcaaagaaaagttttatatttacttttattttgtattaatatgtattatgttattaaaatatatctttataaatgatAACAACTAGCTTCATGCTTATTTCATTGTAAACGACACTCGGTTAAGAAGACCATATGTTGGCGATGTTTATCTTGTAACAATTACAGGGAGACTGGCAATATGTCAAATACTACAATATTAAAAGAAGCCAGAATTTGGCACAGTTTTGCCATCTTAGACATGTTTGGCTTCACGTCTCTAATTGATAAATATCAACAACACTTTATTCAACACATTGTGTATTAAAAAAGCCACAACCGCTACTTTTCTATTACAACTGCCATATGCACATCAAATGTGTGTAGTAAAACAATCCTAGATTATGGAACGTGATTTTTCGCTAACTTGCCAATGTAATATTGGCACATTTCCATTTCTTTTGGCAACTGGTGCGATAAAAGCAAAATAACGTTACCGGAAAATTAcatggaatttaaaaatcttttttaaagcaGCGAATTTTGAAATGTACCTTAAAATAAACGGGAAAGTACGGGTATTTCTTTTTTCTACCTGAAAAATGccaatttatttacacatttcaagaataaaagatcgtcGCCATAACTCTAAAAACAAACAACACAATTTGCGACTGTTAAACCGTGGAAACTCGACCCTTCTCTTCTGCTTCTGTTTTCAAGATTAACAAAAAGAGGACACAGGTTAGAAAATATagtattgcgctttaatattttagtgtaattcattgaaatattaaagcacaatagCTAGCCAATTCCAGGAAAATAGCcttcaaaatttttgcataaCTTATATAGTAGTAATTTGTCTCTATTCGATAAACTTCGTAGGGGTGTGTGTCGGGGTTCGGTTCTCAATGTGTATAATTTCCCcacatttctttccttttaatttttttaaagttattaattaaaagtttacaaatagttttaattaaggATTTTCATCTTTTATGCAAATGTGTATACACCCAgtatctgaattataatttaattaaaaaataattgcaaataaaatgcagtttttaaaaatttattttcattaaattaacaatttacataaaattttaagtaatatactacttattttttatacaaaaataaataaattctcctattttaattacaatataatttttaaaagaaaagtaatgacagatattttgtttttttaattcaaaattataccaGTTAAATTAAcgatttacagataattttaatcaaaatgttactcatttttttatgcaaaaataaatatttgttttcctaatgcaattataaatataaatgctttaaaaaaatgtcagaattatttaaataaaataaataatttgcatttaattattgttacttctttgtttatgcaaaaataaatgttcctttACCTAAtacttgatttgatttttaaacaataaaatcataaacataaattattataattattagcaccattaaaaaattttattcaaattttctagaaattaattccatattcattaattttcaattaaatataagatTCGTAATTgccaaaacaaacaaacaaaaaaaacatagggaacaaaatacattttacacaATTGATAAACCAGGATTATTCAAAAGAGCAATGTCTCTTTTAAAGAtctattacaaaacaaatttcatttacattaaaaaaaaattaattcataagaaAGTTTGGCATCATGCCAAGCATATCGtatctttttaaacatttctgaaacATCTGCCTATGCATTCAATAGCTTAACATCTGTTTTCtactatttcttttcatttattaatatccagaacgtttgcttacatatttttaaaaaaattatcagcttctctgtttaatttctgatttaaatacgGTTTCGATGAGttagaacaaataatttgtcattattaaaatccaaaaatttaaaactcttagttttaaaataataaattaaattatttctaaccaTTAGATTTACATCTATAACtgattttctgttcaaaattaaatagtaattaaaatgtgtaaatgcGACTTCTTAAACTATAAAAATGCTAAGCTTAATTTGATACTGATAAAGAACCTCAAAATCTCTTCGCAAAGACATCAattatattcgaaataaattttagcattttttgaaCACCCATTTGAAGAAATTGTATTATCATGACAATGTTTAAAGACAAGCGCACTATCTGTAAATTGCAACATATATggcaaaaatctttcaaaatatacaaacGCAAGCTGTTAAAATCGGAGATACCAAGTTTAACCTCTAGttactttttttgttaataagTACTCTATAAGAAAAGGTTTTACAAGattttagttagatttttaattcaaaattaatcgaaTAATTAATCCTTGTGATTTTAAAGCATGTATACATAAAAACCattttgaaactcaaaataaataaaataataacagtacaattttttacaatcttatgttttttttattccatataattttttcctctattttcaatacattaaaaaaatatctttaagtacATTTTACAACAGTACTTTTCCGTTGTTTTGGTTGTATACTTTATATTCACGTGtatattaatcagattttttttgtatgcacGTTATCGCTGCTGTATAAATAAGTGCAACTTTTAAACACAAGAATAAAGGTAAAGAAATCAAATGCTACAATGTTTTGGATTAGCTATtcgaatatcattaaaaaaattttattgaataatatttcattaaaattgaaaactcgGTTTGAAAATAGAACATGCAATCATTTCTGATAAACCTTGAAGATTTATTCGGTCCTGGTGTCGAAGATTTTAAATCTTCACGAAAGTCATCATTGA
The Argiope bruennichi chromosome 6, qqArgBrue1.1, whole genome shotgun sequence DNA segment above includes these coding regions:
- the LOC129971289 gene encoding uncharacterized protein LOC129971289, with the protein product MGVEVCPVHKTDFKSSSFHVGVMSYLSQPRGLKRKHPEDSEDEDPPRPIRSPSEYIQERKKLLDFTYEKLKKTTAEKNPSLLRQVLMTNVVRTLQKDMERDGILVNGLTRESTAPVWSSMNNQVSNLDLDPPNPNLDIFSLGYPNNINGVDRPSTPAVIPMTHSDYGTNSGASYSSEPYRCLMDIDDSPRATPFLRTSYERVESGALWTDDNDRLSSLNWSSVLKSTTFDATNGSNDCSLSDDAVSSTSLHLLMPAVTGIETYLNCLSSYSTSSSSSPNVNSLSGNTSPVSGSSPSSSEDEIFGDVDLALYDYDYTPLSPPNVAMAPLTAEELMWSLSNDQKPANTDDRDYLASIRT